One genomic segment of Catalinimonas alkaloidigena includes these proteins:
- a CDS encoding NADP-dependent isocitrate dehydrogenase, whose translation MPEKKKITVAYGDGIGPEIMKATLNILDAAGAQIDPQVIDIGEKVFKQGNPAGIEPSSWDSLRETQVFLKAPITTPQGGGFKSLNVTTRTTLGLYANVRPCRSYSPYVATRHNALDMVIIRENEEDLYAGIEHQQTEEVVQSLKLISRPGCEKIIRYAFEYAKAYNRKKVTCFTKDNIMKLADGLFHRIFNEIGEEYPEIEKDHMIIDIGSAILADKPETLDVVVTLNLYGDIISDIAAQIAGSVGLGGSANVGEICAMFEAIHGSAPPIAGKDIANPSGLINAAIMMLVHIGQPDIATDINNAWLKTMEDGIHTADIYRPGSSTEIVGTQGFAKAVIGNLGKIPKQLKPAEFKPVKGSKLHQTTPSDPSLKKELIGVDVFLDWKEDNRDPQVLGKKLEAVSGNSLKLDMITNRGVKVYPEGKPETFATDHWRCRFVSSEAEDGLVSHAQILDLLRRLHEDAKFDFIKTENLYTFNGKRAFSSARGD comes from the coding sequence ATGCCTGAGAAGAAAAAAATTACTGTAGCATATGGCGATGGCATCGGGCCTGAAATCATGAAAGCTACACTTAATATACTGGATGCTGCTGGAGCACAGATAGATCCACAAGTTATAGATATAGGAGAAAAGGTTTTTAAGCAAGGCAATCCCGCGGGTATTGAACCCTCATCCTGGGACTCTCTGCGAGAAACACAGGTTTTCCTCAAGGCTCCCATCACCACTCCTCAGGGAGGAGGTTTTAAATCCCTGAATGTAACTACCCGTACTACCCTGGGCTTATATGCCAATGTACGTCCCTGTCGTTCCTACAGCCCTTATGTAGCCACCCGCCATAATGCGCTGGATATGGTGATCATACGGGAAAATGAGGAAGATTTGTACGCAGGGATTGAACACCAGCAGACCGAGGAAGTTGTACAAAGCCTTAAACTGATCAGTCGTCCGGGTTGTGAGAAAATCATTCGCTACGCTTTTGAGTATGCGAAGGCTTATAACCGCAAAAAGGTCACTTGTTTCACAAAAGATAATATCATGAAGCTCGCTGACGGTCTTTTTCACCGAATTTTTAACGAAATTGGTGAGGAGTACCCTGAGATTGAGAAAGATCACATGATCATTGATATCGGGTCTGCTATTCTTGCTGATAAGCCGGAGACACTGGATGTTGTGGTTACACTGAACCTCTATGGCGATATTATTTCTGATATCGCTGCCCAGATTGCCGGCTCGGTAGGTTTAGGTGGCTCTGCCAATGTAGGAGAAATCTGTGCGATGTTTGAAGCTATTCATGGTTCGGCCCCTCCCATTGCCGGTAAAGATATTGCCAACCCCTCCGGTCTGATTAATGCTGCCATCATGATGCTGGTGCATATCGGACAACCGGATATCGCAACTGATATCAATAATGCCTGGCTCAAGACGATGGAAGACGGCATACATACCGCGGATATCTACCGCCCCGGTTCCAGTACTGAAATTGTTGGTACACAAGGCTTTGCCAAAGCTGTAATTGGCAACCTGGGCAAAATACCAAAGCAGTTAAAACCTGCTGAGTTTAAGCCGGTAAAGGGAAGCAAATTGCATCAGACTACCCCTTCTGATCCCAGCCTGAAGAAGGAATTAATCGGTGTGGATGTATTTCTAGACTGGAAAGAAGACAACAGAGATCCCCAGGTATTGGGTAAAAAACTGGAAGCAGTAAGTGGTAACAGCCTAAAACTGGATATGATCACCAACCGTGGTGTTAAAGTGTATCCTGAAGGTAAACCAGAAACTTTTGCTACTGATCACTGGCGCTGTCGCTTCGTATCATCTGAAGCAGAAGATGGACTGGTGAGCCATGCACAAATTCTGGATCTGCTTCGTCGCCTGCACGAAGATGCTAAGTTTGACTTTATCAAAACAGAAAACCTCTACACCTTTAATGGTAAAAGGGCTTTTTCCTCCGCCAGAGGAGATTGA
- a CDS encoding enoyl-CoA hydratase/isomerase family protein has translation MTNFKFLTTTLNEGILTITISRADKMNALNKATLEELGEAFQEVYDEKDIKGIIVTGEGEKAFAAGADIAEIAELNELNGRKFSEIGQEVFALIEKCDKPVIAAVHGFALGGGCELAMACHLRVVSSNAVFGQPEVNLGLIPGFGGTQRLTQLVGKGRALEMMMTADTISAEKAKEYGLANFLVSDKKELMEFSLRLMKKILSKAPLAIGMVIDCVNAAFAGDENGYQTEANSFAACCKSSDFEEGTQAFLTKREAHFTGE, from the coding sequence ATGACGAACTTTAAGTTTCTCACGACTACCCTGAATGAGGGTATATTAACCATCACTATCAGTCGGGCAGATAAGATGAACGCGCTGAACAAAGCTACCCTTGAGGAATTAGGCGAGGCTTTTCAGGAAGTGTATGACGAGAAAGATATCAAAGGAATTATTGTTACAGGGGAAGGCGAGAAAGCATTTGCCGCTGGCGCAGACATAGCCGAAATCGCGGAACTTAATGAGCTTAACGGTAGAAAATTTTCTGAAATTGGCCAGGAAGTATTTGCTCTGATAGAAAAATGTGATAAGCCGGTGATTGCAGCAGTACATGGTTTTGCTTTGGGAGGAGGTTGTGAATTGGCTATGGCTTGCCATCTTAGGGTTGTGTCCAGCAATGCCGTATTTGGGCAGCCGGAGGTGAACTTAGGCTTGATTCCTGGTTTCGGAGGTACACAGAGATTGACTCAACTGGTAGGCAAAGGCAGAGCTTTGGAAATGATGATGACTGCTGATACTATTTCTGCTGAAAAGGCAAAAGAGTATGGTTTGGCAAATTTTCTTGTCAGTGATAAGAAAGAGTTAATGGAGTTTTCTCTTCGTTTAATGAAGAAAATACTGTCAAAAGCACCACTTGCCATCGGCATGGTAATAGACTGCGTAAATGCGGCATTTGCCGGAGATGAAAATGGCTATCAGACAGAAGCCAATAGTTTTGCTGCCTGTTGTAAATCAAGCGATTTTGAAGAAGGAACGCAGGCATTTCTTACCAAGCGTGAAGCACACTTTACCGGAGAGTAA
- a CDS encoding lipopolysaccharide biosynthesis protein, which yields MNPLKKLAGQTALYGGSTILGRLLSYALVPLHTAVFEDTAQYGAVTEFYAYVAFLNIFYTYGMETAFFRFITRHKGDMVSMQKVYSSAVTAILSTSILFSGIIIGFSGGIADLIGYPESSQIIIWLALIMFTDAVVAVPYAKLRQENRPLMFAVTKVSSIVLTVLLNLFFLLLLPKIHTHSPILEAMYFPEMGVAYVFLANLIGNAVIPLFLWRTLSEVRLSIDWPVFRQMLIYGYPILIMGLGGMINENIDKLLLSDLLPEDFYPDMTPKEALGAYGACFKISVLMTLAVQAFRYAGEPFFFSQAENKEAPELFAKVMHYFTLLSILILLGVSVNLELIGSIFLRSPGYLDALVVVPFLLFAKLLFGIYNNLTVWFKLTDRTKYGTYFSVLGAAITLAGNFVLIPYIGYLGCAVASIACYLVMCIVCYTYGQKYYPIPYDFKPSLIYAIVALVMVYVSFQVNLNNPLLENTLNISAVLLFMAVTFLVERKRLTHRSIS from the coding sequence ATGAATCCACTTAAAAAACTGGCTGGACAAACTGCCCTCTATGGTGGAAGCACCATATTAGGGAGGCTACTCAGCTATGCTCTTGTGCCACTGCATACCGCAGTCTTTGAAGATACTGCACAGTATGGTGCAGTTACTGAGTTTTATGCCTATGTGGCTTTTCTCAATATCTTTTATACCTATGGTATGGAGACCGCATTCTTTCGCTTTATTACTCGGCATAAAGGTGATATGGTAAGTATGCAGAAGGTATACAGCTCAGCCGTAACGGCGATCTTATCCACCAGTATTTTATTTTCCGGTATCATTATTGGTTTTTCCGGCGGAATCGCGGACTTGATCGGCTATCCGGAAAGCAGTCAGATCATTATCTGGTTGGCACTGATTATGTTTACCGATGCAGTAGTAGCTGTCCCCTACGCAAAACTAAGACAGGAAAACAGGCCCCTGATGTTTGCGGTTACCAAGGTATCCAGTATCGTGCTAACGGTTTTGCTTAACTTGTTTTTCCTGCTGCTTTTACCCAAAATACATACTCACTCACCTATTCTGGAAGCCATGTATTTTCCTGAGATGGGAGTGGCCTATGTTTTTTTAGCTAATTTGATTGGTAATGCGGTGATTCCGCTTTTCTTATGGCGTACTCTTTCAGAAGTAAGACTGAGCATTGATTGGCCAGTATTTAGGCAGATGCTTATTTATGGATATCCTATACTTATTATGGGGCTGGGAGGAATGATCAATGAAAATATCGATAAGCTCTTGCTCAGTGATTTGCTACCGGAAGACTTTTATCCTGATATGACCCCTAAAGAGGCTTTGGGAGCTTACGGTGCCTGTTTTAAGATTAGTGTTTTGATGACATTAGCAGTGCAGGCATTTCGCTACGCTGGTGAACCTTTCTTCTTTTCTCAGGCAGAGAATAAAGAAGCGCCGGAGCTCTTTGCCAAGGTGATGCACTACTTCACTCTATTGAGCATATTGATTTTGTTGGGTGTCAGTGTTAATCTGGAACTTATAGGTTCAATTTTTCTTCGCAGCCCAGGTTATCTGGATGCGCTTGTCGTCGTACCTTTTCTCTTGTTTGCAAAGTTACTCTTCGGCATTTATAATAACCTCACAGTCTGGTTTAAGCTGACTGACAGAACCAAGTACGGGACTTATTTTAGTGTATTAGGTGCTGCGATCACATTGGCTGGCAATTTTGTGCTAATACCTTATATAGGTTATTTGGGGTGCGCAGTAGCGAGTATTGCATGCTATCTCGTCATGTGTATTGTCTGCTACACATACGGACAAAAATATTACCCTATTCCTTACGACTTTAAGCCAAGCCTTATATATGCTATCGTGGCTTTGGTTATGGTTTATGTCTCTTTTCAGGTTAACCTCAATAACCCTTTACTTGAAAATACTTTAAATATAAGTGCAGTGCTTCTGTTTATGGCTGTGACCTTTTTGGTGGAAAGAAAAAGGCTTACTCACCGAAGTATTTCTTAA
- the dut gene encoding dUTP diphosphatase translates to MKVRIINQSDQPLPAYQTAHAAGMDLHADIKEKVTLKPLERALVGTGLYIELPVGFEAQIRPRSGMAYKHGITVLNSPGTIDADYRGEIKVLLVNISNDTFTIDHGDRIAQMVVAPHAQVEWEETNKLSDTDRGVGGYGSTGINIK, encoded by the coding sequence ATGAAAGTAAGAATTATCAACCAATCTGACCAACCTCTTCCTGCTTATCAGACTGCGCATGCAGCCGGTATGGACTTACATGCTGATATTAAGGAAAAAGTAACTTTGAAACCTTTAGAAAGAGCATTGGTAGGAACAGGGCTATATATTGAGTTGCCGGTTGGCTTTGAGGCACAAATTCGTCCACGAAGCGGCATGGCTTACAAGCATGGGATCACCGTGCTGAATAGCCCTGGCACAATTGATGCTGACTACAGAGGAGAAATCAAGGTGCTGCTGGTTAATATTTCTAATGATACCTTTACCATTGATCACGGTGATAGAATTGCCCAAATGGTAGTCGCTCCTCATGCGCAGGTAGAGTGGGAAGAGACCAACAAGCTTAGCGACACTGACAGAGGTGTAGGTGGCTATGGCAGTACCGGGATTAATATTAAGTAA
- a CDS encoding sugar phosphate nucleotidyltransferase, with product MKIIVPMAGMGKRMRPHTLTIPKPLIPIAGKPIVHRLVEDIAKVVNEPVAEVGFVINRSFGEEVENSLKEVAGTIGASGKIYYQDEPLGTAHALYCAKDMLEGNVIVAYADTLFKAEFTLDKEQDGIVWVHKVKDPAAFGVVKLDDDQVITGFVEKPATYVSDLAIIGIYYFKDGAFLKRELQYLIDNNIMNSGEYQITNALDNMKNKGVRFVPGQVDEWLDCGNKDATVYTNQRYLEYIKDSLANPDTAGMENSAIIPPVYIGKNVKITNSVIGPYVSIGDGTRIKNSRIRNSILQTNTMVDNANLENSMLGNHVTLKLSSSDLSIGDYNSVVENMH from the coding sequence GTGAAAATTATTGTACCTATGGCCGGTATGGGCAAGCGTATGCGCCCCCATACACTTACCATTCCCAAACCATTGATTCCAATTGCCGGAAAGCCTATCGTTCACCGTTTGGTAGAGGATATCGCAAAAGTGGTGAATGAGCCTGTTGCTGAAGTAGGTTTTGTCATCAACCGGAGTTTTGGGGAAGAAGTAGAAAACAGTCTTAAAGAAGTTGCCGGCACGATAGGGGCGTCAGGCAAAATATACTATCAGGATGAGCCACTGGGTACAGCCCATGCCTTGTACTGTGCTAAGGATATGCTGGAAGGCAATGTAATCGTTGCCTATGCAGATACCTTATTCAAAGCGGAATTTACGCTGGATAAAGAACAGGATGGAATTGTCTGGGTACATAAAGTCAAAGACCCAGCTGCTTTTGGCGTAGTAAAGCTGGATGATGACCAGGTCATTACCGGCTTTGTAGAGAAACCTGCCACCTATGTATCTGATCTGGCTATCATTGGAATTTACTACTTCAAAGACGGGGCTTTTCTGAAGCGGGAGCTTCAGTATTTAATTGATAATAATATCATGAACTCCGGTGAGTACCAGATTACCAACGCATTGGATAATATGAAAAATAAGGGGGTTCGCTTTGTGCCTGGTCAGGTAGATGAATGGCTGGACTGTGGAAATAAAGATGCGACCGTATATACCAACCAAAGATACCTGGAGTATATCAAGGATTCTCTTGCTAATCCAGATACTGCCGGTATGGAGAACTCTGCGATCATTCCTCCTGTTTATATCGGTAAAAATGTAAAGATTACTAATTCTGTTATTGGTCCTTATGTGTCTATAGGAGATGGAACAAGAATTAAAAACTCAAGGATTCGTAACTCTATATTGCAAACCAATACGATGGTGGATAATGCCAATCTTGAAAATTCTATGCTGGGTAATCATGTTACACTTAAGCTCAGCTCGTCTGACCTGAGCATAGGAGATTATAACTCAGTGGTTGAAAATATGCACTAG
- a CDS encoding tetratricopeptide repeat protein: protein MPIGSHLSRVLFLLIAVVLSFSAEEVVAQKKKKSSREERKVREATFYFTEGVKYYILSEPDFDSENMDRALMLFKKSLESDADNATAYFKIATILAGRGDLDNALSNANKAMELDPENPYFYTLTADILTRKSNFAEAAQIYERLIANLDDTDEYLFDLAAIYLYQGDYEQGLEVYNQAEKVFGVNPEVTRAKQQIYLKLNKLDKAIEEGEKLVQTYPGEVSYVMALAEIFVSNDREKDAIPYLEGLLEVSPNNPEARLMLSKIYQQTGSGEQATESMEVAFANPDLSLKLKLDLIAKHIRELPNADTEIMLHALTDLLIETHPEEADAYVIKGDFLNAIKDSEGARDNYLKSLEYEDTNFNVWQNLLTIEFQDLQDTESVIEHSESALELFPNQAVIYFYNGAANSVAKNYDEAAYALEQSKRLANNDELAKYSNMYLGDVYNEMKDYKKSEQAYETVLKLDPTNDYVLNNYSYFLALRQEKLDYADKLSTRLLELNPENANYLDTRAWVLYKRGEFKQARKLLEKAIENNDESGVIVEHYGDVLFKLGEVDQAVKQWMKAKGMDDTSELIDKKIADRKLYE from the coding sequence ATGCCAATTGGAAGTCATCTTTCGCGAGTCCTGTTTTTGCTGATAGCAGTAGTTCTTTCCTTTAGCGCTGAAGAGGTGGTTGCGCAAAAGAAAAAGAAATCCAGCCGTGAAGAAAGAAAAGTTAGAGAGGCAACTTTTTATTTTACTGAAGGAGTAAAATATTACATCCTTAGTGAGCCTGACTTTGATTCCGAAAATATGGACCGGGCGTTGATGCTTTTTAAGAAATCACTTGAAAGTGATGCTGACAATGCTACCGCATATTTCAAAATAGCAACCATCCTGGCAGGTAGAGGTGATCTGGATAATGCATTATCCAACGCTAACAAAGCGATGGAACTGGATCCTGAAAACCCTTATTTCTACACCCTTACGGCAGACATCCTTACCCGCAAGTCTAATTTTGCCGAGGCTGCTCAGATATACGAGCGTTTAATCGCAAATCTTGATGATACGGACGAATACCTTTTTGACCTGGCAGCTATTTATCTTTATCAGGGGGACTATGAGCAGGGACTGGAAGTTTATAACCAGGCAGAAAAGGTATTCGGAGTTAATCCTGAAGTCACGCGGGCAAAACAACAAATTTACCTGAAACTCAACAAGCTAGATAAAGCCATAGAAGAGGGGGAAAAGCTGGTGCAAACCTATCCTGGAGAAGTAAGCTATGTCATGGCCTTAGCAGAGATATTTGTTTCAAATGATAGAGAGAAAGATGCTATTCCATATCTGGAGGGACTTTTAGAAGTGTCTCCTAACAATCCGGAAGCTCGGTTGATGCTTTCTAAAATCTATCAGCAGACAGGCAGTGGAGAACAGGCTACCGAAAGTATGGAAGTGGCTTTTGCAAATCCGGACCTGAGCCTTAAGCTCAAATTGGATTTGATTGCTAAACACATCAGAGAGTTGCCAAATGCAGATACCGAAATAATGCTCCATGCACTTACTGATTTACTGATTGAAACCCACCCGGAAGAGGCGGATGCTTATGTAATCAAAGGAGATTTTCTGAATGCCATCAAAGATAGTGAAGGTGCAAGAGATAACTACCTGAAATCTCTGGAGTATGAAGATACTAACTTTAACGTCTGGCAAAACCTGCTGACCATTGAGTTTCAGGATCTGCAAGATACTGAAAGCGTGATTGAGCATTCAGAGTCCGCATTAGAGCTTTTCCCTAACCAGGCAGTAATTTACTTCTACAATGGTGCAGCAAATTCTGTAGCTAAAAACTATGATGAGGCTGCCTATGCGTTAGAACAGAGTAAGCGATTGGCTAATAACGATGAATTGGCTAAGTATAGTAATATGTACCTGGGAGATGTCTACAATGAAATGAAAGACTATAAAAAGTCCGAACAAGCTTATGAGACAGTACTAAAACTGGATCCTACCAATGACTATGTGTTAAATAATTATAGCTACTTCCTGGCCTTGCGTCAGGAAAAACTGGATTATGCCGATAAGCTTTCTACAAGACTATTGGAACTTAATCCGGAGAATGCCAATTACCTTGACACCCGTGCTTGGGTACTCTATAAGCGAGGAGAATTTAAGCAGGCTCGTAAACTTTTAGAAAAAGCCATAGAGAACAATGATGAAAGTGGCGTAATTGTAGAGCACTACGGGGATGTGTTATTCAAGCTGGGAGAAGTAGACCAGGCGGTGAAGCAGTGGATGAAAGCCAAAGGCATGGATGATACTTCAGAATTAATTGACAAAAAAATTGCGGACAGAAAGCTGTATGAATAA
- a CDS encoding DUF4292 domain-containing protein produces MNKNTLILFFCLSFIFAACSKKTLSFKDAEIAEEFAVNDLVFEYLTTNSKIKFSNDGKNLSATANIRLKKDSIIWVSITPGFGIEAARGLITKDSLIFINRMNKEYSAYNFKELSEKFNFNINFELLQSVLLGDMPVAPDDEDLVKKESNYYIVKQEKGPITINNFVDARSLKLERVAMQDRSKEEAFGKTRTRNNTLTLKYNDFKMLSEQVFPYENLVSLNYQRDGKKRKTEIEIQHKKANITDEALRFPFSVPEKYVQK; encoded by the coding sequence ATGAATAAAAACACACTCATTTTATTTTTTTGCCTTAGTTTCATTTTCGCGGCTTGCAGCAAAAAAACACTAAGCTTCAAAGATGCTGAAATTGCTGAAGAATTTGCAGTCAATGATCTCGTGTTTGAGTATCTGACTACCAATAGTAAAATTAAGTTTAGCAATGACGGTAAGAACCTGAGTGCTACCGCAAACATTCGTTTGAAAAAGGATAGCATCATTTGGGTTTCCATCACTCCAGGCTTTGGTATTGAAGCAGCCCGGGGGTTAATTACCAAAGATTCTTTGATCTTTATCAACCGCATGAATAAAGAGTACTCAGCCTATAATTTTAAGGAGCTGAGCGAAAAATTTAATTTTAATATCAATTTTGAGCTTCTGCAATCCGTATTGCTGGGTGATATGCCGGTAGCACCGGATGATGAGGATCTGGTGAAAAAAGAAAGTAACTATTATATAGTAAAACAGGAAAAAGGACCGATCACTATTAATAACTTCGTTGATGCCAGAAGTCTGAAGCTTGAGCGTGTAGCGATGCAGGATAGAAGCAAAGAGGAAGCTTTTGGTAAAACCCGCACGCGAAATAACACGCTCACCTTGAAATACAATGATTTTAAGATGCTTAGTGAACAAGTTTTCCCCTATGAAAACCTTGTATCGCTAAACTATCAGCGTGATGGAAAAAAACGTAAAACAGAGATTGAAATTCAGCATAAAAAAGCAAACATTACCGATGAAGCGCTCCGTTTCCCTTTCTCTGTACCGGAAAAGTATGTTCAAAAGTAA
- a CDS encoding murein hydrolase activator EnvC family protein, which translates to MFKSKRYQVSMLIMLLCTLFGQSALLAQTTPKRSQLEQEKKVTLQKIKEAQQILTETSSRKKTSLGQLNAINRQIEAREALITSINEELALLKSQIREITGVIEALEDDLVRLKKEYAYMVYATSKTSNSYDRLMFIFSASTFNQMFMRIKYMQQYAEARKNQVEQIQKVKQTLTNQRSTLEGKEMEQQVLLDQQVMANKDLLALKTKQRSVVRDLNQQEAELRKELAQRQKDVEELDKLIANLIRKEIEKSNKDKTSDRVALTSSNEKVSVSFAQSKNSLTWPVNSGFISQKFGRNPHPIMKNIMVPNDGVDIQTIQNAEVKAVFDGIVKAITPIPEPGDLKAVIMQHGEYFTVYSRLKEVNVKTGQALKASDSVGMVYTDGNGVSMLQFQIWRNSQKLNPEAWLQKK; encoded by the coding sequence ATGTTCAAAAGTAAGCGCTATCAAGTCAGCATGCTTATCATGCTACTGTGTACTTTGTTCGGGCAATCTGCTCTCCTGGCTCAGACTACCCCCAAGCGTTCTCAGCTTGAACAGGAAAAAAAAGTAACTTTACAGAAAATAAAAGAGGCGCAGCAGATCCTCACTGAAACATCTTCTCGTAAAAAAACCAGCCTGGGTCAGTTGAACGCAATCAATCGTCAAATTGAAGCCCGGGAGGCCTTAATAACGTCTATCAACGAAGAACTGGCCCTTCTGAAAAGTCAGATCCGTGAGATTACCGGAGTAATAGAAGCCCTGGAAGATGATTTGGTGAGGTTGAAAAAGGAATATGCCTATATGGTATACGCAACCAGTAAAACAAGCAACAGCTACGATCGGCTGATGTTCATTTTCTCAGCCTCTACCTTCAATCAGATGTTTATGCGAATCAAGTATATGCAGCAGTACGCTGAGGCCCGTAAAAATCAGGTAGAACAAATCCAGAAGGTAAAACAAACGCTGACCAACCAGCGAAGTACCCTGGAAGGTAAAGAGATGGAACAGCAGGTGCTTCTGGATCAGCAGGTAATGGCCAACAAAGACCTCCTGGCTTTGAAAACAAAGCAGCGTTCGGTAGTAAGGGATCTTAATCAGCAGGAGGCCGAATTGAGGAAAGAACTTGCGCAGCGCCAAAAAGATGTGGAAGAGCTTGATAAACTGATTGCTAACCTGATACGCAAAGAAATAGAAAAGAGCAATAAAGACAAAACCTCCGACAGAGTAGCACTAACTTCATCTAATGAAAAGGTATCAGTTTCTTTCGCTCAAAGCAAAAACAGTCTTACCTGGCCGGTCAATTCGGGTTTTATCTCTCAAAAATTTGGTCGTAATCCCCATCCCATCATGAAAAATATCATGGTGCCTAATGATGGCGTAGATATACAAACTATCCAAAATGCCGAGGTAAAAGCTGTATTTGATGGAATTGTCAAAGCAATTACGCCTATACCCGAACCAGGAGATCTGAAAGCAGTCATTATGCAACATGGAGAGTATTTTACCGTCTATTCACGCCTTAAAGAAGTCAATGTGAAGACCGGACAAGCACTTAAAGCTTCGGATTCAGTAGGCATGGTATATACTGATGGAAATGGCGTATCGATG